Proteins from one Cicer arietinum cultivar CDC Frontier isolate Library 1 chromosome 3, Cicar.CDCFrontier_v2.0, whole genome shotgun sequence genomic window:
- the LOC101494760 gene encoding glucan endo-1,3-beta-glucosidase-like — protein MKPRVDYNTLTKLLRLFEPNPDVLEALKGSGIKVSLGTRNDDVKVIASSVSAANQWVNTNIAPYSQVNFTWIVLGNEIIPGIGVNYGRNGDNLPSPQNVISLYKKCGIKLLRLFEPNPDVLEALKGSGIEVSLGTRNDDVKVIASSVSAANQWVNTNIAPYSQVNFTWIVLGNEIIPGAEGVFATQAMQNMKEALISIGLTNTKVTTSFFLAGLASSYPPSAGAFTDEVAEVMKDVTAFLLQNDAPLMANVYPYFPYASNPAEIKLDYALFQSKVAPVTDGSLKYDNLFDAMVDAVYSALEKIDAGNVSLVIGETGWPTAGNGAITNTENAKAYNSNLIKHVESGVGTPKRPGQNIDVFIFAMFNENLKAAGVEQNWGLFYPNTTAVYPLLQC, from the exons ATGAAG CCCCGGGTAGATTATAACACACTTACAAAACTTCTAAGACTTTTTGAGCCAAATCCTGATGTGTTAGAAGCATTAAAAGGTTCAGGTATAAAAGTAAGTCTTGGAACAAGAAATGATGATGTTAAAGTGATAGCATCAAGTGTAAGTGCTGCTAACCAATGGGTAAATACCAATATTGCCCCTTACAGTCAAGTAAATTTCACATGGATTGTACTAGGAAATGAAATTATTCCAG gCATAGGTGTGAATTATGGGAGGAATGGTGACAATCTTCCATCCCCACAAAATGTTATAAGCCTTTACAAGAAATGTGGGATAAAACTTCTAAGACTTTTTGAGCCAAATCCTGATGTATTAGAAGCATTAAAAGGTTCAGGTATAGAAGTAAGTCTTGGAACAAGAAATGATGATGTTAAAGTGATAGCATCAAGTGTAAGTGCTGCTAACCAATGGGTAAATACCAATATTGCCCCTTACAGTCAAGTAAATTTCACATGGATTGTACTAGGAAATGAAATTATTCCAGGTGCGGAAGGAGTTTTTGCTACACAAGCTATGCAAAACATGAAAGAAGCATTAATTTCAATTGGATTAACTAACACTAAAGTTACCACATCATTTTTTTTGGCTGGACTTGCATCCTCTTACCCTCCATCTGCAGGGGCATTTACTGATGAGGTTGCAGAAGTAATGAAAGATGTTACAGCTTTTTTGCTACAAAATGATGCACCCCTTATGGCCAATGTGTACCCTTATTTCCCTTATGCATCTAATCCAGCAGAAATTAAATTGGATTAtgcattatttcaatcaaaagTGGCTCCAGTAACTGATGGTAGCTTGAAATATGATAATCTTTTTGATGCAATGGTTGATGCAGTTTATTCCGCATTAGAAAAAATTGATGCAGGGAATGTTTCTTTGGTTATTGGAGAAACTGGCTGGCCTACTGCAGGGAATGGAGCTATTACAAATACTGAAAATGCAAAGgcatataattcaaatttgatAAAACATGTGGAGAGTGGTGTGGGGACACCAAAAAGACCAGGACAAAATATTGATGTTTTTATATTTGCAATGTTTAATGAAAATCTCAAGGCTGCAGGTGTTGAGCAAAATTGGGGTCTTTTTTATCCTAATACGACTGCTGTTTATCCACTTTTACAATGTTAA